In Acidobacteriota bacterium, the genomic stretch GTTCGACACGAGGCGGCGGCTTTCGAGCTGGATCTTCCGGATTGCCCATCACACCGCGGTCGACGCGCTCCGGCGCCGGCGCGGGCGGCAGGTGCCCCTCGACGAGGCGGGTGCCGATCCCGCGCTGAGGCTGCCCCCCGCTGCGGATCCCGTGGAGCGGGAGAGCCTTGGACGGGCGCTCGAGAGCGCCTTGCGGGAACTCCGGTCCGAACAGCGGGTGGCCATCGGCCTGCGGTACGAGGAGGGGCTGTCGTACGAGGAGATCGCCCACGTGATGGGGATTCCCGAGGCCACCGCGCGCACGCACGTGCACCGCGGCCGCAAACAGCTGGCGCGCCGCCTCTCGGACGCCGGGTGGGAGCCCTCGCGATGAGTGCAACGCCGGGAGCGTGGCTTGCGTAAGACTCATTAGAGGAATGGACGAGGACCTGCTTCATCGCTACTCGCGCTGGCGCGCGGCCGAGTCGGCCGGCCAGGACGAGGAGGCGGACGCGGCGTTCAAGGCGGTGTTTGCCGCAGTGCCGGACCGTCCGGCCTCGCTCGACTTCGCCGCGCGGACGATGCGCGCGATTGCCGAGACGGCGGCGCGGGACGCCCGGCGGGCCCGGCGGACGCGCGCGGCGGCGATGGCCGGCGGCGTCATCGGCGGCGCGGCGGCCGCCTACTACGGCGCAGGCTGGCTGGCGTCGGCACTGTCCACCGCGTTTGTCGGTGCCCTGAATGTGCTCATCGGCGCGGTCGTGAGCGCCGCGACCGTGATCGAGCGCGGCGGCGATGCATGGACGGTGATCGGCAGCCTCGGCCGCGCGGCGGCCGCGTTCGTGTCGGACCCGAGAGTGACGTTCATGTTGATCGCGATCCAGGGGATCGCGGCGGCGGCGCTGTTCGCCCTTCAGCGCCTGCTGGGATCAGATGGGGAGACGTTCAAATGAGAGCCAGGGCCGCAGTCCTTCTCGCGTTGTGCCTTGCCGCCGCGGCCGCGCCCGCCGGGGCGTCCGGGCAACTGAGTCCCGACGAGGCGCGCGCGCTGCGCG encodes the following:
- a CDS encoding sigma-70 family RNA polymerase sigma factor, encoding MTEARPVAQALAGAQPAFEQIVRRYQRPVINLIARIVADPGLAEDLAQETFVKTFRNLAAFDTRRRLSSWIFRIAHHTAVDALRRRRGRQVPLDEAGADPALRLPPAADPVERESLGRALESALRELRSEQRVAIGLRYEEGLSYEEIAHVMGIPEATARTHVHRGRKQLARRLSDAGWEPSR